DNA sequence from the Candidatus Planktophila sulfonica genome:
GAATCTTCCGTGATGCAGATCTGCCCGTGCAGATGGTGCAGAACTTAAGCGCCCAACCAACAAAAGGCTCAATTCACGTTACTCAATCCTCTTTAGGTTATGGGTTTAAGAGTGATCACGCCGAAATTCTCTTTGTTACTGAACGCGATTTATCGGGCAGTAAGACCAGCAGTAAAGATGGTGCCCGCATGCCCTCAAAGCGCAAGCAAGCTATTGATCCACTCGAACTTCGTGCAGGTGACTTTGTTGTTCACGAACAGCATGGAATCGGTCGGTACGTCGAACTTATTCAACGAACTGTCGGGGGAGTTACCCGCGAATATTTAGTCATCGAATATGCACCAGCTAAGCGCGGCCAACCTAGCGATCGCATCTTTGTTCCCACAGATACTTTGGAGCAGGTAAGTAAATATGTTGGTGGTGAAACACCTACGGTGCACCGCATCGGCAGCGGTGAATGGCAGAAAGCAAAGGGCCGTGCGCGTAAAGCGGTTCGACAGATTGCTGGCGAGCTCATTCGACTCTATGCAGCGCGCACAAGTGCTCCAGGCTTTGCTTTTTCACCTGATACGCCGTGGCAGCGTGAACTCGAAGATGCATTTTCTTACATCGAGACCCCCGATCAGTTATCAACCATTGAAGATGTAAAGCGCGATATGGAACGTCCATATCCCATGGATCGCATCATTTGTGGCGATGTGGGTTATGGAAAGACTGAGATTGCAATCCGTGCCGCATTTAAAGCGGTGCAAGATGGCAAGCAAGTAGCCGTTCTTGTTCCTACAACTCTTCTTGTTCAGCAACACTCAAAGACATTTGCAGAACGTTATGCAGGTTTTCCCATCAAGGTTGCAGGTCTCTCACGATTTAACACTGCGAAAGAGAGTAAAGAAATTCTTGCTGAACTGACATCGGGGGCTGTCGATGTTGTAGTAGGTACCCACCGAATCCTTTCGCAAGATGTGCAATTTAAGGATCTCGGGCTTGTTATCGTCGATGAGGAACAGCGCTTTGGCGTTGAGCAGAAGGAATCGCTGAAGAAGATGCGCACGACGGTCGATGTCTTAGCGATGTCGGCAACGCCTATTCCACGCACACTTGAAATGGCTGTTACCGGTATTCGCGAGATGTCCACGATTACAACGCCACCAGAAGAGCGCCATCCCATCCTTACCTATGTAGGACCTGCTGAAGATGCTCAGATTAAAGCTGCTATCCACCGTGAACTGCTGCGCGATGGTCAGATCTTCTATATCCATAACCGCGTGGAATCCATTGATCGTGCAGCTTCAAAGATTCAAGAACTCGTTCCAGAAGCGCGCATTCGAATTGCTCATGGGCAGATGTCTGAAGGCCAATTAGAAGATGTCATCTTGGCATTCTGGAATCGCGACTTCGACGTTCTTGTCTGCACCACGATTGTGGAAAGCGGCCTTGATATTGCAAATGCCAACACTTTGATTGTGGAACGCGCAGATAACTTCGGCCTTTCGCAGCTTCACCAATTACGAGGTCGAGTCGGTCGCGGCCGCGAACGTGCGTATGCATACTTCCTGTATCCGCAGGATCAACCGCTGACTGAAATTGCGCTCGATCGTTTAAAGACAATTGCCACCAACACGGATTTAGGTTCTGGAATGCGCGTTGCACTCAAAGACCTTGAGATTCGCGGCGCTGGAAACTTGCTGGGTGGCGAACAGTCAGGTCATATCGCTGACGTTGGCTTTGACCTTTATATGCGCATGGTCGGTGAAGCGGTAAATGATTACAAGACTGGCATCATCGAAACTGAAGAGAAGAACCACGAATGCAAAGTCGAACTTCCGGTTAACGCACACCTCTCTGAAATCTATGTTCCAGGTGAGCGACTTCGCCTCGATCTCTATCGTCGCTTAGCTGATGTCCGCAATAACGAAGATGTGGAATCGATTCGCGAAGAGTTAGTTGATCGCTTCGGCGAACTTCCTGAAGAGGCGCAATCACTTCTGCAGGTCGCGCAGCTTCGTGCATTTGCGAAATCACTAGGGATTACAGAAGTTGTAGCGGCTGGAAAGTTCCTCCGAATCTCGCCCCTAGTTCTGCCGGAATCGAAACAGCTGCGCCTGAACCGACTATTTCCTGGTTCGCTCTATAAAACTGCGACAAATACAGTGATGATCACAATTCCTCGCGCAGCAGCCTGGACCCCAACTGCACAAGGTTCGGCCTTGATAGGGGATACTTCTCTTCTGGAGTGGGCGTCAAAGTCCCTCGATGAATTAACGAAAGCGAGCACTAAGTGAAGAAGTTTCTAGCACTCTTGGCCGTCGTATCGGTATTGGGTCTTTCTGGATGCGGCAAAGTAGATAGCGCAGCAACTCTTGGCGACATCACAATCTCGCAAGCTTCTGCTCAGGCAATCGTTGATGAAGTCCTCGCTGAGCGCGCAAAGGTTGATACTTCACAGATGCAGCTTCAGTCAGGATCTGCACTCAACCGCAGCCAACTTCGTTTTACTATCGTCACAACTCTCTTCGATGAGATTGCTAAGGAACTTAAGCTCAGTATTACATCAACTGAACTCACACAAGCTGAGTCTGAACTCATTACTCAGAGCGGTGGCCAAGAAGCACTTGCTCAGAACCTTGTCGCTGCAGAAATTGCGCCAAAGAACTTTGATCGTTATATCCGCGCAATTGTGACTTCAAATAAGATCCAAGATGCACTCATTGCATCTGGTGTTGCGCAAGAAGAAGTTTCAGCACGAATTTCACAACTTGTTAATGCGAAAGCTGCGCAGTTGAAGGTTGAAGTAAATCCACGCTACGGAACATGGGATCCAACAACTGGAGATATCGTTGCAACGGATTCAGCTGGATTAGCTGTCACCAATTCCGGCAAGTAATTCAGAGACTTTCATGGCTGATTCACAACTTCAACGCCTTGTTGAAGTCATGGATCGTCTCCGTTCACCCGGGGGCTGCCCGTGGGATGCAGAGCAAACTCACGAATCGTTGATCAAGTATTTACTTGAAGAGTCATACGAATTTATCGATGCCATCGAAACCGATGATCGCGCAGGAATGCGTGAAGAGCTTGGCGATGTTCTCTTGCAGGTCTATTTCCATTCACGTATTGCGCAAGACCATCCAACTGATCCATTCTCAATCGAAGATGTTGCCGGCGCAATCGCAGATAAGTTAATTAGCCGCCACCCTCACGTCTTTGAAAATCTTGAAGTCAGTGGCACCGATGAAATCATTGAGAACTGGGAAGCAATCAAAGCTCGTGAAAAGGGCCGCACATCAGCAATTGATGGGATTGCGATGTCACAACCTGCGCTTCCACTCGTTGCGAAGATTCTCTATCGCGCCGAGAAATACAACGTTGATCTGGATCTGAATTCTTACTCCTCTGAAAAAGCGACAGAAAAGTCTGTGGGAGTGGCGCTTGCATCAGTTATTGCGTGGGCCCATGAAAACGATATTGACCCTGAAAACGCCTTGCGTGCGCAGGCCCGCGAGATGATCCGCCAGATTCAAGCGTCAGAAAAGCAGGCTTAGCTTCGCGGTAGTATTGCCTCCTGCCGTTCAGAGTTGAGCGCTGATCTTAAAATGCTTAAATCCACACATTCTTGGGAGACACCTCATGGCAATTATCGATGCAATCTACGCTCGTGAAATTCTTGATTCGCGCGGAAATCCAACTGTTGAAGTAGAAGTTCAGCTCGAAGATGGAACACAGGCACGCGCTGCCGTTCCAAGTGGTGCTTCCACTGGAGCTTTCGAAGCTTCAGAACTTCGCGATGGCGATAAGGCTCGTTACCTCGGCAAGGGTGTTCAGAAGGCGATTGCATTCGTTAACGATGAGATTGCTCCAGCTATCGAAGGTTATGACTCACAAGATCAGCGCCTCATCGATTCAGAGATGATCGCTCTCGATGGCACACCAAATAAGTCACGTCTTGGTGCAAACTCAATTCTTGGTGTCTCACTCGCTGTTGCTAAGGCATCAGCTGATTCATCTGATCTCTCATTGTTCCGCTACGTAGGTGGACCAAACGCACACGTTCTTCCAGTTCCGATGATGAACATTCTCAACGGTGGCGCACACGCTGATACAAACGTTGATATCCAGGAATTCATGATCGCTCCAATTGGCGCTGAATCATTCCGCGAATCACTTCGTTGGGGCGCTGAGATTTACCACGCACTCAAGGCAGTTCTTAAGAAGCGCGGACTTGCTACATCTGTTGGCGACGAAGGTGGATTTGCTCCAAACCTCGATAGCAACCGTGCAGCACTTGATTTGATCATCGAAGCAATTACAGCAGCAGGCTTCAAGCCAGGTTCAGAAATCGCACTTGCGATGGATGTTGCTGCAACAGAATTCCACGATAACGGTAAGTACAAGTTCGAAGGTTCACTTCGCACATCTGACGAAATGATTGCGTACTACGCAGAGCTCGTGAGCGCTTACCCAATCGTCTCAATCGAAGACCCACTCAACGAAGAAGACTGGACAGGCTGGAAGTCAATGACTTCATCTCTTGGCTCAAAGATTCAGATTGTTGGAGATGACTTGTTCGTAACTAACCCAGTGCGTCTTGCAAAGGGAATCGAAACAGATACAGCTAACGCACTTCTCGTAAAGGTAAACCAGATCGGTACTTTGACTGAGACTCTTGATGCAGTTGATCTTGCACACCGCGCAAACTACCGCAGCATGATGTCTCACCGTTCAGGTGAAACAGAAGACACAACAATTGCTGACTTGGCTGTTGCAACTAACTGCGGTCAGATCAAGACAGGTGCACCATCACGTACAGAGCGCGTTGCTAAGTACAACCAGCTTCTTCGTATTGAAGAAGAACTCTCTGACGGCGCTGTTTATGCAGGCCGCCAGGCGTTCCCACGATTTAAGGGATAAATACTTCGATGGTGCGCAGATCCTCTGGAAGAAGGAAGAGTTACCGTTCACGTAACTTAAACTTCAACCGTAACCAAGGATCTGGGCGCACATTCGCAGTTGCCGCAATCTTCTTTATGTTGGCGCTCTTTCTCGCCCCACCAATTAAGAGTTACTTTGTTCAGCGTGCGCAGATAAGCGCTCTTCAATCTCAACTCAAGAGCGATAACGCTGCTCTCGTGGCTGCTCGCAAAGAGTTAACGCTCTGGCAAGATCCTGATTACATCAAATCTCAAGCACGCGAACGCCTGCACTTTGTGATGCCAGGTGAACGTCAATACATCGTTACTGGTACTGATGGAACTACTTCCGACGAAGCAGCTCAGACAGATGTTGTAACCAATCTTCCTGAAGGACAACCTTGGTACACACGCATGATTGCATCCATTACTGAAGCAGGAAAAGCATGAGTATTGAGAGTCGTAAAGCCACCGAAGAAGATCTCAAAGTTATTGAGAACCAATTGGGTCGCACACCTCGCGATGTCCATGCGATTTCATATCGCTGCCCATGCGGAAAGCCTGCGGTAGTTGAAACACCACCACGTCTTTCTAATGGCGAACCTTTCCCAACCTTCTATTACGCAACCTGCCCACGTTTAACTGCAGCTATTTCCACCCTTGAAACAACAGGGATGATGGAAGAGATGACCAAGCGCCTTGAGACAGATGCTGAACTAGCTGGCGCATATGCCGCAGCTCATGATGATTACATCGCAGCTCGATCAGCGCTCAAGATTGAAGTTCCTGAAGTTGAAAACATCTCTGCGGGTGGAATGCCTAACCGCGTGAAATGTCTGCACTCTCTCATCGCGCATTCACTCTCTGCAGGTCCCGGAGTTAATCCACTTGGCGATGAAGCACTCGCTGAACTTCCTGAATGGTGGAAGCACCTGCAATGCGAGTAAACACATGCGAGTAGCAGCCATCGATTGCGGCACCAACTCAATTCGTCTTCTGATTGCAGATGTCGATGGCACTAACTTCCGCGAAATCGTTCGCGAGATGGAAGTTGTTCGCCTAGGACAAGGTGTTGATAAGACAGGTCAATTCCATCCTGATGCAATTGCTCGCACTCTCGCAGCCGTTGATAAGTACGCGCTCGAGATTGCAAAGCGTGGAGTTGAAAAGATTCGCTTTTGCGCAACCAGCGCTACTCGTGATGCAACCAACCGCGATCTCTTTATAAATGGCGTCAAAGAACGTCTTGGCATCGAACCTGAAGTAATTCCGGGAGAAGTAGAAGCTGCGCTTTCTTTCCAAGGGGCAACAAAAGATTTCGATAAAGCTGACGGTCCATTCCTGGTCATCGATATCGGTGGCGGGTCAACTGAATTCGTATTCGGTACCGACCACGTTGAATTCGCCAAGAGTATGAATATCGGATGCGTGCGTATGTCTGAACGCCACTTCACTGGTGGAGATGCTGACCCTGGCCAAATCGCTGCAGCGATTGAAGATATTGATGAAGCAATTAAGCAGGCAGGCAAAGTCGTTCCCATTACTCAAGCGAAGACTTTGATTGCAGTTGCAGGTACTGCCACAACTGTTGCTGCAGCTGGCCTTGATCTACCTGCCTATGACCGTTATGCCATCCACCTTTCACGCATCTCTGCAGAGAAGGTTCATGCCATATCAAAGAAGTTCCTTGCAATGAAGCGCGAAGACCGCGAAGCACTTGGCTATATGCACCCAGGTCGCGTCGATGTAATTGGTGCAGGTTCACTTGTTCTTTCGCGCATCATGCTGGCCACCGGCGCTACCGAATTCGTTGCATCTGAATCTGACATTCTCGATGGAATGGCTTGGTCGCTTGTATAAGTCGATCGAACTTCTCGATAAGGCGATTATTAAATGCCATCAATGTCCACGGTTAGTCGAGTGGCGAGAAGAAGTAGCTGTAACAAAACGCAAGGCGTACGAGAACGAGAAATACTGGGGTAAACCAGTTCCAGGATTTGGTTCAAGTAAACCAAAGATGCTCATTGTCGGTTTAGCTCCTGGTGCTCATGGCGCAAACAGAACAGGTCGAATCTTCACTGGTGATTCATCAGGTGATTGGCTCTACGGTTCCCTTCATCGCATTGGTATTGCAAAGATTGCGACTTCAACTTCTCGTGATGATGGTCAAGAGTTACGAGATACACGCATCTCAATGGCAGTTCGTTGCGCGCCCCCAGAGAACAAACCCACAACTGAAGAACGTGATGCGTGCGCACCATTCTTTGAAAATGAGTTAGAACTTATTGCTCCCACCGTACGTTCTTTTGTTGCGCTCGGAAGCTTTGGTTGGCAGGTACTTATCAAATCTCTCAAAACCCAAGGTCATAAAGTCCCTGCTGAAAAATTTGGCCATGGATCGACGATCAAGTATTCACACGATGGCGTTAACTATTTAATTGTTGGTAGTTACCACCCAAGCCAGCAGAACACATTCACTGGCAAACTCACCAAACCAATGTTGGATTCAGTACTGAAAAAAGCAGCTAAGTTCGCGGGAATTCTCTAACTTTTCACCTAGTAGACTTTCGCCTCTATTGGCCCCCATAGTCCAATGGCAGAGACAGAGGACTTAAAATCCTTCCAGTGTCGGTTCGAGTCCGACTGGGGGCACAGTTCACACCCTTTTCTAAAACACTACGCTCACTAAAAAGTGGAAATTTCCCCACTTTGCCGTATTTTAGGAAGCGTACGGAGAGACTTTCTTCGCACATATATAAGGAGAAATTAATGCGCAGTTCTAACCCAGTCCTTACCGGCCGCGGTTTCGCTCGTATCAAAGAAAGCACCACTCAGGTTCAAGATCTCAATACGCTCGAGAGCCGCCCAACATCTGCACCAATGTCTATCGACGATGTCGTCATTAAGACAGCAGGACTCTTTGCGGTCCTCGTTGCAGTCGGAACCTTTGCATGGCGGGCAAATAGCCCTGGCCTTGCACTCATTGGTTTCATCGGTGGATTCATTCTCGCGATGGTCAATTCATTTTCTAAGAAGGTTCGCCCAGCTCTTGTCATTGCATACGCTGCTTGCCAAGGTCTAGCGCTCGGAACAATCAGCGCACTTTATGAAGCGCAGTACAACGGCATCGTAAGCCAGGCCGTCATCGGTACAGCTTGTGCATTCGGTGGAGTACTTCTTGCATACCGCAGCGGAAAGATTCGTGTAACTCCAAAGTTCACACGCATCATGATGGGCTCACTCATCGGTTACTTTGTCTTTGCTCTCATCACAATGTTCACAGGTCGCCCAACAGGCGGACTTGGATTCCTTATTGCAGTTGCTGCAGTAGGACTTGCAACAATGTTTATCGTGATGGATCTAGATCAGATTGAAAAGGCAGTTGCTGCACGCGTTCCTCAAGAAGAGTCATGGCGTATGGCATTTGGTCTTATGGTCACACTCGTATGGCTCTACCTCGAAGTCTTGAGACTGATCTCAATTCTCCGTAGCGACGACTAATTAATTAACGGCTAGATTGCCCGAGATGCGAAGCCCGCGTCTCGGGCAATTTTGTTGATACCAGCACTGCGAAGAGCATTAAAGCCGCGCTGACTAAGAACGCTGGTCTGTAGCCGTAACCATCAGCGATGGCACCAAGAATTACAGGAGCCACCATTGCACCGGCATCACCTGACATCTGGAATAAGCCAATTACTTGTCCGCCCTTTCCTTCAAGAACATCTCCAACAATGGCCGATGGAGTTGTAGAAATAAATGCGCCACCAAAGCCAACAATCACACTTGCTGCAATGAACATCCATGGCTCGGTTGTGAAGGCGATTGCGACGATAAAGAGCGTGATGAATGAGGTTCCAATAACAGCTGAATAGCGACGGCCATTGATATCCGAAAGCTTGCCGGCCTTAAGCAGTAGCAGGCCGTTGATAATTGTTGTGATTGTAAATCCAAGGCCCATAAAGCTCGGGCTCACTTTTATCTCTTCCACCATGAAGAGCGGCAAGATTGATCTGCTCATTCCAAATAGCACCCAAGAGGTGCAGAAAGAGATGATGAGCGCACTGCGGTAAGGCTTGATTGCAAGAGCGGATTTAACTGTGATGGTTTCGCGCTCTTGTTGCGCAGTTGGTTTAGCAGCAAGAGTGGAATTGCGAAGTAATACGGCGCCCGATGCGCTGGCCGCAATAAGCAAGAATCCATAAATGATGAGTGGTGCACGGAGTGAGAATCCTGAAAGCGCACCACCCACTACAGGACCAGCCATCATTCCAATGAGAAATGAGCCGTTATAGAGCGACTGTGCTCGTGCGCGATGGTCATCATCGACTGCGCGGAGCAAGATAGAACCGGCTGCCACAGAGAACATAGACGAACCAAAGCCGCCTACTGCGCGGAAGATAAGAAGCTGTTCGTAGTTCTGTGCAAGGCCTGCTGCAAATGAAGTGAGAGATACAAAGCCGATTCCGAATGAATAAACGAGACGTTCACCGAAGTGGTCGACAAGTTTTCCAGAGATCAAACCTGTCGCAAATCGTGCAAATGCAAAGGTTGCAAGAATCGCTCCCACTTGCGCATTGCTCACTCCGAATGAGCGAGCAAAGAGCGGCAAGGTAGGAGAGATGATTCCGAAACCGACCGCAACAA
Encoded proteins:
- a CDS encoding Ppx/GppA phosphatase family protein, whose protein sequence is MRVAAIDCGTNSIRLLIADVDGTNFREIVREMEVVRLGQGVDKTGQFHPDAIARTLAAVDKYALEIAKRGVEKIRFCATSATRDATNRDLFINGVKERLGIEPEVIPGEVEAALSFQGATKDFDKADGPFLVIDIGGGSTEFVFGTDHVEFAKSMNIGCVRMSERHFTGGDADPGQIAAAIEDIDEAIKQAGKVVPITQAKTLIAVAGTATTVAAAGLDLPAYDRYAIHLSRISAEKVHAISKKFLAMKREDREALGYMHPGRVDVIGAGSLVLSRIMLATGATEFVASESDILDGMAWSLV
- a CDS encoding MazG family protein, yielding MADSQLQRLVEVMDRLRSPGGCPWDAEQTHESLIKYLLEESYEFIDAIETDDRAGMREELGDVLLQVYFHSRIAQDHPTDPFSIEDVAGAIADKLISRHPHVFENLEVSGTDEIIENWEAIKAREKGRTSAIDGIAMSQPALPLVAKILYRAEKYNVDLDLNSYSSEKATEKSVGVALASVIAWAHENDIDPENALRAQAREMIRQIQASEKQA
- a CDS encoding SurA N-terminal domain-containing protein, yielding MKKFLALLAVVSVLGLSGCGKVDSAATLGDITISQASAQAIVDEVLAERAKVDTSQMQLQSGSALNRSQLRFTIVTTLFDEIAKELKLSITSTELTQAESELITQSGGQEALAQNLVAAEIAPKNFDRYIRAIVTSNKIQDALIASGVAQEEVSARISQLVNAKAAQLKVEVNPRYGTWDPTTGDIVATDSAGLAVTNSGK
- the eno gene encoding phosphopyruvate hydratase, with the translated sequence MAIIDAIYAREILDSRGNPTVEVEVQLEDGTQARAAVPSGASTGAFEASELRDGDKARYLGKGVQKAIAFVNDEIAPAIEGYDSQDQRLIDSEMIALDGTPNKSRLGANSILGVSLAVAKASADSSDLSLFRYVGGPNAHVLPVPMMNILNGGAHADTNVDIQEFMIAPIGAESFRESLRWGAEIYHALKAVLKKRGLATSVGDEGGFAPNLDSNRAALDLIIEAITAAGFKPGSEIALAMDVAATEFHDNGKYKFEGSLRTSDEMIAYYAELVSAYPIVSIEDPLNEEDWTGWKSMTSSLGSKIQIVGDDLFVTNPVRLAKGIETDTANALLVKVNQIGTLTETLDAVDLAHRANYRSMMSHRSGETEDTTIADLAVATNCGQIKTGAPSRTERVAKYNQLLRIEEELSDGAVYAGRQAFPRFKG
- a CDS encoding MFS transporter — protein: MTSNAPQPQSSSREKLKSKVTNPFAEFPREVGVLVFASFFVAVGFGIISPTLPLFARSFGVSNAQVGAILATFAFARFATGLISGKLVDHFGERLVYSFGIGFVSLTSFAAGLAQNYEQLLIFRAVGGFGSSMFSVAAGSILLRAVDDDHRARAQSLYNGSFLIGMMAGPVVGGALSGFSLRAPLIIYGFLLIAASASGAVLLRNSTLAAKPTAQQERETITVKSALAIKPYRSALIISFCTSWVLFGMSRSILPLFMVEEIKVSPSFMGLGFTITTIINGLLLLKAGKLSDINGRRYSAVIGTSFITLFIVAIAFTTEPWMFIAASVIVGFGGAFISTTPSAIVGDVLEGKGGQVIGLFQMSGDAGAMVAPVILGAIADGYGYRPAFLVSAALMLFAVLVSTKLPETRASHLGQSSR
- a CDS encoding Bax inhibitor-1/YccA family membrane protein; translated protein: MRSSNPVLTGRGFARIKESTTQVQDLNTLESRPTSAPMSIDDVVIKTAGLFAVLVAVGTFAWRANSPGLALIGFIGGFILAMVNSFSKKVRPALVIAYAACQGLALGTISALYEAQYNGIVSQAVIGTACAFGGVLLAYRSGKIRVTPKFTRIMMGSLIGYFVFALITMFTGRPTGGLGFLIAVAAVGLATMFIVMDLDQIEKAVAARVPQEESWRMAFGLMVTLVWLYLEVLRLISILRSDD
- the mfd gene encoding transcription-repair coupling factor, which translates into the protein MRGILSVLHSDTEVSSALNDSTKIIAPASSYPFLIALAAQEKPLLIVTSSSRGSEDLSEYLKSLHPTVFEFPAWETLPHERLSPRSDTVARRLSTLYSLTENPNNPIVVAPVRAVIHRFIATLAKSPLWTLEIGQEIGLTELITHLTELAFSRTDLVEKRGEFAVRGGIVDVFLPLAMHPVRIDFFGDEIEEMRYFEVADQRTSEAVVGKLAILPCREFLLTDSIRERAEKIKSQYPSALEILDKLAQGTIVDGMESLIPLLTDDFETILDRMPKGTQVVFIDDERIRSRTADLIETNQEFLEASWSNAAIGGSAPLPVKNITYFDWKELQEEIARLALPVRALNAFGSDLDDDARFLDISAIDPMRGNVEALCELLRTGLEAHQSVIFSTTGHGMAERYAGIFRDADLPVQMVQNLSAQPTKGSIHVTQSSLGYGFKSDHAEILFVTERDLSGSKTSSKDGARMPSKRKQAIDPLELRAGDFVVHEQHGIGRYVELIQRTVGGVTREYLVIEYAPAKRGQPSDRIFVPTDTLEQVSKYVGGETPTVHRIGSGEWQKAKGRARKAVRQIAGELIRLYAARTSAPGFAFSPDTPWQRELEDAFSYIETPDQLSTIEDVKRDMERPYPMDRIICGDVGYGKTEIAIRAAFKAVQDGKQVAVLVPTTLLVQQHSKTFAERYAGFPIKVAGLSRFNTAKESKEILAELTSGAVDVVVGTHRILSQDVQFKDLGLVIVDEEQRFGVEQKESLKKMRTTVDVLAMSATPIPRTLEMAVTGIREMSTITTPPEERHPILTYVGPAEDAQIKAAIHRELLRDGQIFYIHNRVESIDRAASKIQELVPEARIRIAHGQMSEGQLEDVILAFWNRDFDVLVCTTIVESGLDIANANTLIVERADNFGLSQLHQLRGRVGRGRERAYAYFLYPQDQPLTEIALDRLKTIATNTDLGSGMRVALKDLEIRGAGNLLGGEQSGHIADVGFDLYMRMVGEAVNDYKTGIIETEEKNHECKVELPVNAHLSEIYVPGERLRLDLYRRLADVRNNEDVESIREELVDRFGELPEEAQSLLQVAQLRAFAKSLGITEVVAAGKFLRISPLVLPESKQLRLNRLFPGSLYKTATNTVMITIPRAAAWTPTAQGSALIGDTSLLEWASKSLDELTKASTK
- a CDS encoding uracil-DNA glycosylase, with the translated sequence MEWLGRLYKSIELLDKAIIKCHQCPRLVEWREEVAVTKRKAYENEKYWGKPVPGFGSSKPKMLIVGLAPGAHGANRTGRIFTGDSSGDWLYGSLHRIGIAKIATSTSRDDGQELRDTRISMAVRCAPPENKPTTEERDACAPFFENELELIAPTVRSFVALGSFGWQVLIKSLKTQGHKVPAEKFGHGSTIKYSHDGVNYLIVGSYHPSQQNTFTGKLTKPMLDSVLKKAAKFAGIL
- a CDS encoding DUF501 domain-containing protein, coding for MSIESRKATEEDLKVIENQLGRTPRDVHAISYRCPCGKPAVVETPPRLSNGEPFPTFYYATCPRLTAAISTLETTGMMEEMTKRLETDAELAGAYAAAHDDYIAARSALKIEVPEVENISAGGMPNRVKCLHSLIAHSLSAGPGVNPLGDEALAELPEWWKHLQCE
- a CDS encoding FtsB family cell division protein, translated to MVRRSSGRRKSYRSRNLNFNRNQGSGRTFAVAAIFFMLALFLAPPIKSYFVQRAQISALQSQLKSDNAALVAARKELTLWQDPDYIKSQARERLHFVMPGERQYIVTGTDGTTSDEAAQTDVVTNLPEGQPWYTRMIASITEAGKA